One window of Pectobacterium carotovorum genomic DNA carries:
- a CDS encoding MFS transporter, whose protein sequence is MNTVSSAAGAIQKRTNARYWIVVMLFIVTSFNYGDRATLSIAGSAMSKEIGLDAVGMGYIFSAFSWAYVIGQIPGGWLLDRFGSKKVYFYSIFTWSIFTLLQGFVDIFSGAGIVISLFLLRFMVGLCESPSFPGNSRIVAAWFPAQERGTAVAIFNSAQYFATVIFAPIMGWLVHAVGWAHVFWFMGGLGIILSFVWLKVIHDPKDHPSVNQAELDYIEAGGALINMDAKGTKKEVVKGEKWHQIKQLMQSRMMLGVYIGQYCINALTYFFITWFPLYLVQARGMSILKAGFVASVPAICGFVGGVLGGIISDYLMRRTNSLTFARKTPIVLGMLLSMSMVICNYVETEWVVIAVMSAAFFGKGIGALGWAVMADTAPKEISGLSGGLFNMFGNASGIVTPIAIGYIIGMTGSFNGGLVYVGIHALVAIVSYLFIVQDIKRIELKPFVKN, encoded by the coding sequence ATGAATACAGTAAGCTCAGCAGCTGGCGCGATACAAAAGAGAACAAACGCCCGCTACTGGATTGTCGTGATGTTGTTTATTGTCACGTCATTTAACTATGGGGACCGCGCAACCTTGTCCATTGCTGGTTCAGCAATGTCTAAGGAAATTGGGCTGGATGCGGTGGGGATGGGCTATATCTTCTCAGCGTTCTCCTGGGCATATGTTATTGGGCAAATACCCGGAGGCTGGCTGCTCGATCGCTTTGGTTCAAAGAAAGTCTACTTCTATAGTATTTTTACCTGGTCGATTTTTACCTTATTACAAGGTTTTGTCGATATCTTCAGCGGCGCTGGCATTGTCATTTCCCTGTTCTTGCTGCGCTTTATGGTTGGTTTGTGTGAATCACCCTCCTTCCCGGGGAATAGCCGAATTGTAGCGGCCTGGTTCCCTGCACAAGAACGTGGTACTGCCGTCGCGATATTCAACTCGGCGCAATACTTCGCTACTGTGATTTTTGCTCCTATCATGGGCTGGCTGGTGCACGCCGTGGGTTGGGCACATGTGTTCTGGTTCATGGGCGGGTTGGGGATCATTCTGAGCTTTGTCTGGCTGAAAGTGATCCACGATCCAAAAGATCACCCGAGTGTGAATCAGGCCGAGCTGGATTACATTGAGGCCGGTGGTGCACTGATTAATATGGATGCCAAAGGGACGAAGAAAGAGGTCGTTAAAGGGGAGAAATGGCACCAAATCAAGCAATTAATGCAGTCCCGTATGATGCTGGGTGTGTATATCGGCCAATACTGTATTAACGCACTGACCTACTTCTTCATTACCTGGTTCCCGCTTTATCTGGTTCAAGCTCGCGGTATGTCGATCCTCAAAGCGGGATTTGTCGCCTCGGTTCCTGCTATCTGTGGTTTTGTCGGAGGCGTTCTGGGTGGCATCATTTCCGATTATCTGATGCGTCGGACTAACTCCCTGACCTTTGCCCGTAAAACGCCTATCGTTCTCGGTATGTTGCTCTCCATGTCGATGGTGATTTGTAACTACGTTGAAACCGAATGGGTGGTTATTGCGGTGATGTCTGCAGCCTTCTTCGGCAAAGGCATTGGTGCGCTGGGCTGGGCGGTTATGGCGGATACTGCACCGAAAGAAATCAGCGGGTTAAGCGGCGGGCTGTTCAATATGTTCGGTAACGCGTCTGGTATCGTGACGCCGATTGCGATTGGCTACATTATCGGCATGACCGGTTCGTTCAATGGCGGTCTGGTGTATGTCGGGATTCATGCGTTGGTTGCCATCGTCAGCTACCTGTTCATCGTACAAGATATTAAACGTATCGAATTGAAGCCGTTCGTTAAGAATTAA
- a CDS encoding DUF3820 family protein, producing MEKEDLIDIARMQMPFGKYKGRVLIDLPEEYLLWFSRKDEFPKGRLGELMQITLAIKIEGLQGLVTPLKRPRP from the coding sequence ATGGAAAAAGAAGACCTGATAGACATTGCTAGGATGCAGATGCCGTTTGGTAAATACAAAGGGCGAGTGCTGATTGATTTACCGGAAGAGTACCTGCTGTGGTTCTCCCGCAAGGATGAATTTCCTAAAGGTCGCTTAGGGGAATTGATGCAAATTACGTTGGCAATCAAGATAGAAGGTCTGCAAGGGTTGGTCACGCCGCTGAAACGGCCCCGTCCCTGA
- the garD gene encoding galactarate dehydratase, with protein sequence MSDKSESNAAQEQPLYIKVHDSDNVAIVVNNNGLRAGIRFNDDLELIEHVPQGHKVALVDIAKSGAIIRYGEIIGYALRDIAKGSWIDESLVELPQAPALETLPLATKIPPTLPALEGYTFEGYRNADGSVGTKNLLGITTSVHCVAGVVDYVVKIIERDLLPRYPNVDGVVALNHLYGCGVAINAPAAVVPIRTIHNLALNPNFGGEILVVGLGCEKLQPERLLEGTPDVQAISLDDTSIVRLQDEHHVGFRSMVDDILTMADKHLQRLNKRQRETCPASELVVGMQCGGSDAFSGVTANPAVGFASDLLVRCGATVMFSEVTEVRDAIHLLTPRVINEEVGKRLLEEMAWYDNYLDSGQTDRSANPSPGNKKGGLANVVEKALGSIAKSGTSAIVEVLSPGQRPTKRGLIYAATPASDFVCGTQQLASGITVQVFTTGRGTPYGLLAVPVIKMATRTALANRWHDLMDIDAGTIATGEATIEDVGWQLFHFILDIASGRKKTWSDQWGLHNALAVFNPAPVT encoded by the coding sequence ATGTCAGATAAATCAGAAAGTAATGCTGCACAAGAGCAGCCACTTTATATTAAGGTCCACGATTCTGATAATGTTGCCATTGTTGTTAATAATAATGGCTTACGTGCCGGAATCCGTTTTAATGATGATCTGGAATTAATTGAGCATGTTCCGCAAGGTCACAAAGTGGCCCTTGTGGATATCGCCAAATCAGGCGCCATCATCCGCTATGGTGAAATTATCGGGTATGCGCTGCGTGATATTGCCAAAGGAAGCTGGATCGATGAATCTCTGGTCGAGTTGCCTCAGGCTCCCGCGCTGGAAACCCTGCCGCTGGCGACCAAAATCCCCCCCACGTTGCCTGCGTTGGAAGGCTACACCTTTGAAGGTTACCGCAACGCCGATGGCAGCGTAGGTACGAAAAACCTGTTGGGCATTACCACCAGCGTGCACTGCGTCGCGGGCGTGGTGGACTATGTCGTCAAGATTATCGAGCGAGACTTATTGCCGAGATATCCCAATGTGGATGGCGTGGTCGCACTCAACCATCTTTATGGCTGTGGCGTGGCAATCAATGCCCCTGCTGCGGTGGTTCCCATCCGTACCATTCACAATCTGGCGCTGAACCCGAATTTTGGCGGCGAAATACTGGTGGTCGGCCTGGGCTGTGAAAAATTGCAGCCGGAGCGTCTGCTGGAAGGGACGCCTGATGTACAAGCCATCTCCCTCGACGACACCAGCATTGTCCGCTTGCAGGATGAACACCATGTTGGTTTCAGATCGATGGTGGATGACATTCTGACGATGGCAGACAAACACCTGCAACGGTTGAACAAACGTCAGCGTGAAACCTGTCCGGCCTCTGAGCTGGTTGTCGGCATGCAGTGTGGCGGCAGCGATGCGTTCTCTGGCGTCACCGCGAATCCTGCCGTTGGTTTTGCCTCCGACCTGTTGGTACGCTGCGGTGCGACCGTCATGTTCTCCGAAGTGACCGAAGTGCGCGACGCCATTCATCTGTTGACGCCGCGCGTCATCAATGAAGAAGTCGGTAAACGCCTGCTGGAAGAAATGGCCTGGTACGATAACTACCTCGACAGCGGCCAGACCGATCGTAGCGCCAACCCATCGCCGGGCAACAAAAAAGGTGGCCTCGCGAACGTGGTGGAAAAAGCGCTCGGCTCCATCGCCAAATCCGGCACCAGCGCGATTGTCGAAGTCCTGTCCCCCGGTCAGCGTCCAACCAAACGCGGCTTGATTTACGCCGCAACACCGGCCAGCGACTTCGTGTGCGGCACCCAGCAGCTTGCTTCCGGTATCACCGTGCAAGTCTTCACCACCGGTCGTGGCACACCCTATGGCCTGCTGGCTGTCCCTGTGATCAAAATGGCGACCCGAACCGCATTGGCAAACCGCTGGCACGATCTGATGGATATTGATGCCGGAACCATTGCTACCGGAGAGGCCACGATCGAAGACGTAGGCTGGCAGCTTTTCCACTTCATTTTGGATATCGCCAGCGGCAGGAAAAAAACCTGGTCCGATCAGTGGGGCCTGCATAACGCACTGGCCGTTTTCAATCCGGCGCCAGTAACCTGA
- a CDS encoding FlxA-like family protein has translation MSNTISSISVSTTTASSSKSSNTSEQQIAQLTKQVQALTKQVTKLTESASSAESDEERKLIEQQQQAIQAQIQALQAQIARLQSEKPEQQSDSSAPTQSAKQEGVNRPTEDNQINIYV, from the coding sequence ATGTCAAACACCATCAGCAGTATCAGCGTATCGACAACAACAGCAAGCAGCAGTAAAAGCAGCAACACCTCAGAGCAGCAGATTGCGCAGCTCACCAAGCAGGTTCAGGCGCTTACCAAACAGGTCACTAAACTGACCGAATCCGCTTCCAGCGCAGAAAGCGACGAAGAACGTAAGCTGATCGAACAACAACAACAGGCAATTCAGGCACAGATTCAGGCGTTACAAGCACAAATTGCCCGCTTGCAGAGTGAAAAACCAGAACAGCAGTCTGATTCCTCTGCTCCGACTCAAAGTGCTAAACAAGAAGGCGTTAACCGCCCGACAGAAGACAACCAGATTAATATCTACGTGTAG
- the gudD gene encoding glucarate dehydratase, with protein sequence MTLQSSTPVITHMQVIPVAGHDSMLLNLSGAHAPYFTRNIVILKDNAGNTGVGEIPGGEKIRQTLEDAAALVVGKTLGEYKNVMTAVRVQFADRDSSGRGLQTFDLRTTIHVVTGIEAAMLDLLGQFLNVSVASLLGDGQQRDAVEMLGYLFYIGDRNKTDLPYQSQANEKCDWYRLRHEEALTPETIVRLAEAAYEKYGFNDFKLKGGVLAGSEEAEAVTALAKRFPQARITLDPNGAWSLDEAIGLGKQLRGVLAYAEDPCGAEQGFSGREVMAEFRRATGLPTATNMIATDWRQMGHTISLQSVDIPLADPHFWTMQGSVRVAQMCHEWGLTWGSHSNNHFDISLAMFTQVAAAAPGKITAIDTHWIWQEGNQRLTKEPLQIVGGMVEVPKKPGLGVELDMDQVMKAHELYKNMGLGARNDAMGMQYLIPEWTFDNKRPCLVR encoded by the coding sequence ATGACATTGCAAAGTTCAACTCCGGTGATTACCCACATGCAGGTTATTCCGGTTGCAGGTCACGACAGTATGCTGCTCAACCTGAGTGGTGCACATGCACCTTATTTCACTCGCAACATTGTGATTCTGAAAGATAACGCCGGGAATACCGGCGTCGGAGAAATTCCCGGCGGTGAGAAAATCCGTCAGACGCTGGAAGATGCTGCCGCGCTGGTGGTAGGCAAAACGCTGGGCGAATACAAAAACGTTATGACGGCGGTGCGTGTGCAGTTCGCCGACCGCGATTCTTCCGGGCGCGGTTTGCAGACATTCGATCTACGTACCACTATCCATGTCGTCACGGGGATCGAAGCCGCCATGCTCGATCTGCTGGGGCAATTCCTCAACGTCAGCGTGGCCTCGCTGCTAGGCGATGGTCAACAGCGTGATGCCGTCGAGATGCTGGGTTATCTGTTCTACATCGGCGATCGTAATAAAACCGATCTGCCTTACCAGAGTCAGGCTAACGAGAAATGCGACTGGTATCGCCTGCGTCACGAAGAAGCGCTGACGCCAGAAACCATCGTGCGTCTGGCTGAAGCCGCGTATGAAAAATACGGTTTCAACGATTTCAAACTGAAAGGCGGCGTACTGGCCGGTAGCGAAGAGGCCGAAGCGGTGACCGCGCTGGCGAAACGTTTCCCACAGGCTCGCATCACGCTGGATCCGAACGGTGCCTGGTCGCTGGATGAAGCTATCGGCCTGGGTAAACAGCTACGCGGCGTGCTGGCGTATGCAGAAGATCCGTGCGGCGCGGAACAAGGCTTCTCCGGTCGTGAAGTGATGGCGGAATTCCGCCGTGCGACGGGGCTGCCTACCGCGACCAACATGATCGCCACCGACTGGCGGCAGATGGGTCACACTATTTCGCTGCAATCGGTCGATATCCCGTTGGCCGATCCGCACTTCTGGACGATGCAAGGTTCCGTACGTGTGGCGCAGATGTGCCACGAATGGGGCTTAACCTGGGGTTCTCACTCCAATAACCACTTTGATATTTCACTGGCCATGTTTACTCAGGTCGCTGCGGCGGCTCCGGGCAAGATTACGGCGATTGATACGCATTGGATCTGGCAGGAAGGTAACCAACGCCTGACGAAAGAACCGTTGCAGATTGTTGGCGGCATGGTGGAAGTGCCGAAGAAACCGGGTCTGGGCGTTGAGCTGGATATGGATCAGGTGATGAAAGCACACGAACTGTATAAAAACATGGGATTAGGCGCACGTAACGACGCCATGGGAATGCAGTACCTTATTCCTGAGTGGACGTTTGATAATAAACGTCCGTGTCTGGTTCGCTAA
- a CDS encoding glucarate dehydratase, with translation MTNFSATPVITDMKVIPVAGYDSMLLNIGGAHGAYFTRNLVILTDSAGHTGVGEAPGGEVIYNTLVEAIPRVKGEQIARMNRLVHDIHVGNQSSDFDSFGKGAWTFELRVNAVAALEAALLDLLGQFMGVPVAELLGPGKQRDEVTVLGYLFYIGDRTKTDLPYLTGEKGKHEWYHLRHQQAMDSDAIVRLAEATTDRYGFKDFKLKGGVLPGEQEIDAVKALKKRFPDARITVDPNGAWLLDEAIELCKDMKGILTYAEDPCGAEQGFSGREVMAEFRRATGLPVATNMIATNWREMNHAVMLQAVDIPLADPHFWTMHGAVRVAQLCDEWGLTWGCHSNNHFDISLAMFTHVGAAAPGNPTAIDTHWIWQEGQHLTKEPLQIVNGKIKVPDRPGLGIELDMEQVMKAHDLYKKLPSGARNDAVAMQYLIPGWKFDRKRPVFGR, from the coding sequence ATGACAAACTTTTCAGCGACGCCTGTGATTACCGACATGAAAGTCATTCCCGTTGCGGGTTATGACAGCATGCTGCTGAACATCGGTGGTGCACACGGTGCTTACTTCACGCGTAATCTCGTCATTCTAACCGACAGCGCCGGGCATACCGGTGTCGGCGAAGCGCCCGGTGGTGAAGTCATTTACAACACGCTGGTTGAAGCCATTCCTCGTGTGAAAGGCGAACAAATCGCCCGCATGAACCGTCTGGTTCATGACATTCATGTCGGCAACCAATCTTCTGATTTTGATTCCTTCGGCAAAGGCGCCTGGACGTTTGAGCTGCGCGTGAATGCGGTGGCAGCACTCGAAGCGGCGCTGCTCGATCTGCTGGGGCAATTCATGGGTGTCCCCGTTGCCGAACTGCTGGGGCCGGGTAAACAGCGTGATGAAGTCACCGTGCTCGGTTATCTGTTCTATATCGGCGATCGCACTAAGACGGATCTACCTTATTTAACTGGCGAAAAAGGCAAGCACGAGTGGTATCACCTGCGTCACCAGCAGGCGATGGACAGCGACGCGATTGTGCGTTTGGCCGAAGCCACAACTGACCGCTACGGATTTAAAGATTTCAAACTCAAAGGTGGTGTACTGCCCGGCGAGCAGGAAATTGATGCCGTGAAAGCGCTGAAAAAGCGTTTCCCGGATGCGCGTATTACCGTCGATCCAAACGGTGCCTGGCTGCTGGATGAAGCGATTGAGTTGTGCAAAGACATGAAGGGCATTCTGACCTACGCAGAAGACCCGTGCGGTGCTGAACAAGGTTTCTCCGGTCGTGAAGTAATGGCGGAATTCCGTCGTGCCACCGGGCTACCGGTCGCGACCAACATGATTGCGACCAACTGGCGCGAAATGAACCATGCTGTGATGCTACAAGCGGTCGATATTCCGCTGGCCGATCCCCATTTCTGGACGATGCACGGTGCGGTGCGCGTCGCCCAACTGTGTGATGAATGGGGCCTGACGTGGGGCTGCCATTCCAATAACCACTTCGATATTTCTCTAGCGATGTTCACGCACGTAGGGGCGGCGGCACCGGGTAACCCGACGGCGATTGATACGCACTGGATTTGGCAAGAAGGGCAGCATCTGACCAAAGAGCCACTGCAAATCGTCAACGGCAAGATTAAGGTGCCGGATCGTCCCGGTCTGGGAATTGAGCTGGATATGGAACAGGTCATGAAAGCCCACGATCTGTACAAAAAATTACCGAGCGGGGCACGTAATGATGCCGTCGCCATGCAGTACCTGATTCCTGGTTGGAAATTTGATCGTAAACGCCCGGTTTTTGGCCGCTAA
- the ligA gene encoding NAD-dependent DNA ligase LigA: MKPVKKEPAEVNVAALRVAELRRVLRHHEYKYHVEDAPEIPDVEYDKLMQELKSLEAAHPELVTSDSPTQRVGAAPLAAFEQVRHEVPMLSLDNVFDEESYLAFSKRIGDRLKNGDDLTFCCELKLDGLAVSLLYEEGVLVQAATRGDGTTGENITSNIRTVAAIPLRLEGDNIPRRVEVRGEVFMKHSGFEKLNEEARRTGSKVFANPRNAAAGSLRQLDPRITATRPLTFFCYGVGLLEGGVLPASHWERLMQFKAWGLPVSDRIKLCTGPAEVLDFYRQVEQTRSSLGFDIDGVVVKVDSLELQERLGFVARAPRWAVAFKFPAQEQLTWVRDVEFQVGRTGAITPVARLEPVAVAGVIVSNATLHNADEIERLGLQIGDRVIVRRAGDVIPQIVGIVESERPETVRPIVFPTACPVCGSDVERVEGEAVTRCTAGLICGAQRKEALKHFVSRRALDVEGMGDKIIDQLVEKEYVKTPADLFRLSAGIMMGLDRMGPKSATNLVNALEKAKSTTLARFLYALGIRDVGESTAANLAAHFGSLETLFAADEEALLEVPDVGKVVAAHVRHFLEEEHNQTVIRELTDPAGINIHWPEVQVVNAEEIDSPFAGKTVVLTGSLSILSRDEAKDRLTALGAKVSGSVSKKTDMVIAGEAAGSKLAKAQELGIPVIDEAEMIRLLGA, encoded by the coding sequence ATGAAACCAGTGAAGAAAGAACCAGCCGAAGTGAATGTGGCCGCACTGCGGGTAGCGGAGTTGCGCCGGGTCTTACGCCATCACGAGTACAAATATCACGTTGAAGATGCGCCCGAAATTCCTGATGTCGAATATGACAAACTCATGCAGGAACTGAAATCGTTAGAGGCGGCTCACCCCGAGCTGGTGACCAGCGACTCTCCGACGCAGCGCGTAGGCGCGGCACCGCTGGCGGCATTTGAACAGGTTCGTCATGAAGTGCCGATGTTATCGCTGGATAACGTATTTGATGAAGAGAGTTATCTGGCCTTCAGCAAGCGAATTGGCGACAGGCTGAAAAACGGTGACGATCTGACATTCTGCTGCGAGCTGAAACTGGATGGGTTAGCCGTCAGCCTGTTGTATGAAGAGGGCGTTTTGGTACAGGCGGCCACGCGCGGGGACGGCACAACTGGGGAAAATATCACCAGTAACATTCGTACCGTTGCGGCGATTCCACTGCGCCTTGAGGGTGACAATATTCCGCGTCGTGTTGAAGTGCGCGGCGAAGTGTTTATGAAGCACAGCGGCTTTGAAAAACTGAACGAAGAAGCTCGCCGTACGGGGAGTAAAGTCTTTGCCAACCCGCGTAACGCCGCTGCCGGATCGCTGCGCCAGCTTGACCCGCGAATTACGGCTACGCGTCCGCTGACCTTCTTCTGCTATGGCGTTGGTCTCCTGGAAGGCGGCGTGCTGCCCGCCAGCCACTGGGAGCGCCTGATGCAGTTCAAGGCGTGGGGGCTGCCGGTTAGCGACAGAATTAAGCTATGCACTGGTCCGGCCGAGGTGCTTGATTTTTATCGTCAGGTTGAGCAGACCCGCAGTTCGTTAGGTTTTGATATCGACGGTGTCGTTGTCAAAGTTGACTCGTTGGAGCTGCAGGAGCGGTTAGGGTTCGTTGCTCGTGCGCCTCGCTGGGCGGTGGCCTTTAAATTCCCGGCACAGGAACAGCTGACCTGGGTGCGCGATGTCGAGTTTCAGGTTGGGCGGACTGGCGCGATTACGCCCGTCGCGCGTCTTGAACCCGTCGCCGTAGCTGGCGTGATCGTCAGCAACGCCACGCTGCATAATGCCGATGAAATTGAACGGCTAGGTTTGCAGATTGGCGATCGCGTGATTGTGCGTCGAGCGGGGGACGTGATCCCGCAGATCGTCGGTATCGTGGAATCTGAACGGCCAGAAACGGTGCGGCCGATCGTTTTCCCTACTGCTTGTCCCGTGTGTGGATCTGACGTTGAACGCGTAGAAGGCGAGGCCGTCACGCGCTGTACCGCTGGCTTGATCTGTGGTGCCCAGCGCAAAGAGGCACTGAAGCATTTTGTTTCTCGTCGCGCGTTGGATGTGGAAGGCATGGGCGATAAGATCATCGATCAACTGGTGGAAAAAGAGTACGTCAAGACGCCAGCCGATCTGTTTCGTCTGAGCGCTGGGATCATGATGGGGCTGGATCGTATGGGGCCGAAATCCGCGACGAATCTGGTCAATGCGCTGGAAAAGGCGAAAAGCACCACGCTGGCGCGTTTCCTCTATGCGTTGGGGATCCGCGACGTTGGCGAATCGACGGCGGCTAATCTGGCTGCCCATTTTGGTTCGCTGGAAACGCTTTTTGCTGCTGATGAAGAAGCGCTGCTGGAAGTGCCGGATGTCGGTAAAGTCGTTGCCGCGCATGTGCGTCATTTCCTTGAGGAAGAGCACAACCAAACCGTGATCCGCGAGCTGACCGATCCCGCAGGCATCAACATTCACTGGCCTGAGGTTCAGGTGGTCAATGCTGAAGAGATCGACAGCCCATTTGCGGGGAAAACCGTAGTATTGACCGGATCGCTGAGTATTCTGTCCCGCGATGAAGCCAAAGATCGGCTAACGGCGTTAGGGGCAAAAGTGAGCGGCAGCGTCTCGAAGAAAACCGATATGGTGATTGCTGGTGAAGCCGCAGGTTCTAAACTGGCGAAGGCGCAAGAATTGGGGATCCCAGTGATCGATGAGGCGGAAATGATCCGACTATTGGGGGCGTAA
- a CDS encoding FlxA-like family protein, producing MSITMNTVSNVTATAAAANKPAANKASSDTESKAASTANTGSGAQQKIAAIQNQIKQLTNKLKELGTSAQKAESEAERKLIKQQQQMIQAQIQALYAEIARIQKEEAEKKAMEEASKTTSQQTENKDKKGGVDIYV from the coding sequence ATGTCCATTACAATGAATACGGTGTCAAACGTAACAGCGACGGCCGCTGCAGCCAATAAGCCTGCAGCGAATAAGGCTTCATCTGATACAGAGAGTAAAGCTGCCTCTACCGCCAATACGGGTAGTGGTGCTCAACAAAAAATCGCTGCAATACAAAATCAAATCAAGCAACTGACTAACAAGCTAAAAGAGCTGGGTACATCCGCCCAAAAAGCGGAAAGCGAAGCCGAGCGTAAACTCATCAAACAACAGCAGCAGATGATTCAGGCGCAGATCCAAGCGCTCTATGCCGAAATTGCCCGCATCCAAAAAGAAGAAGCGGAAAAGAAAGCGATGGAAGAAGCATCAAAAACAACATCACAACAAACTGAAAATAAAGACAAAAAAGGCGGTGTTGATATCTACGTCTAA
- a CDS encoding PAS domain-containing protein, with translation MRLNTPVTQQEYLLDMDTILMSTTNIHSHITYANSAFITVSGFSEEQLINQPHNIVRHPDMPVEAYADMWFTLKQGDSWTGLVKNRRNNGDHYWVRANVTPVYQQEQLAGYISVRNTPSAEEIKYAETLYSAVQKKQAGSRKFYKGLVVRTGLFSPLSLLQKLSVRWRLRLAVLAVGLIPALLAFSGMNPLWLLALTLLLIVIMDQFLQKQIAQPIRMILKQAQHVVSGRKVKHVHLNRVDEIGLLLRSVNQFALNLHSLVDDVSTQVNGITNVSHKLAENNVDLNTRTEETSANLQQTAAAIEEITVAVQQSAETAAQATTMAEAASNTAFKGGNIMKETIGMMDSISSASDKIVDIIGVIDSIAFQTNILALNAAVEAARAGVQGRGFAVVAAEVRNLAQHSASAAKEIKTLIDANVESVKQGSTMVENAGKHISDIVDEVLQVSTMIKEISNATHEQTSALGLINTSIAQIEQMTQRNTDMVTHSTEAAEGLNLQARRLNSAINVYGS, from the coding sequence ATGAGATTGAATACACCTGTCACACAGCAGGAGTATCTGTTAGACATGGACACCATATTGATGTCCACGACAAATATTCACAGCCACATTACCTATGCCAATTCTGCCTTCATTACGGTTAGCGGTTTTTCCGAAGAGCAGCTCATCAACCAGCCTCACAATATTGTGCGCCATCCCGACATGCCCGTGGAAGCCTATGCCGACATGTGGTTTACGCTGAAACAAGGCGATAGCTGGACCGGATTAGTGAAAAACCGTCGCAACAACGGTGACCACTACTGGGTTCGCGCCAACGTTACACCGGTCTACCAGCAGGAGCAGCTCGCAGGCTATATTTCGGTACGCAACACGCCCAGTGCCGAAGAAATCAAGTATGCCGAAACGCTGTATAGCGCCGTGCAGAAAAAACAGGCGGGCAGCCGTAAGTTCTACAAAGGATTAGTCGTTCGCACCGGACTCTTTTCGCCACTGTCGCTCTTGCAGAAATTGTCAGTCCGCTGGCGCTTGCGCCTGGCAGTACTGGCGGTGGGCCTCATTCCCGCACTGCTTGCTTTCAGCGGCATGAATCCGCTGTGGCTGCTGGCACTGACGCTGTTACTCATCGTCATCATGGATCAGTTTCTGCAAAAGCAAATTGCACAGCCAATCAGGATGATACTCAAACAGGCTCAGCATGTGGTATCAGGCCGTAAAGTCAAGCATGTCCACCTGAACCGGGTCGACGAAATTGGCTTGCTTCTCCGCTCTGTTAACCAGTTTGCCCTGAACCTGCATTCGCTTGTCGACGACGTCAGTACACAGGTAAACGGCATCACCAACGTCAGCCATAAGCTGGCGGAAAACAATGTCGACCTGAATACCCGCACGGAAGAGACATCGGCCAATCTGCAACAAACTGCCGCCGCCATTGAAGAAATTACCGTTGCCGTACAGCAGAGTGCAGAAACGGCGGCACAGGCCACCACCATGGCAGAAGCCGCCAGCAACACCGCGTTTAAAGGTGGCAATATCATGAAGGAAACCATCGGTATGATGGATTCCATCTCCAGCGCCAGCGATAAAATCGTTGATATCATTGGCGTGATAGACAGTATTGCCTTCCAGACCAACATCCTTGCGCTGAATGCGGCCGTTGAAGCCGCTCGTGCGGGCGTACAAGGGCGCGGATTTGCGGTGGTAGCCGCCGAGGTTCGCAATCTGGCACAGCATTCGGCCTCTGCGGCCAAAGAGATTAAAACGTTGATCGACGCCAACGTCGAAAGTGTAAAACAGGGCAGCACAATGGTCGAAAACGCGGGCAAACATATCAGCGATATCGTTGATGAAGTCTTGCAGGTCTCCACCATGATCAAAGAGATCAGCAACGCAACGCATGAGCAAACCTCGGCATTGGGCCTGATCAATACCTCTATTGCACAGATAGAACAAATGACACAGCGCAACACCGATATGGTTACGCACTCTACAGAAGCCGCTGAAGGGCTCAACCTTCAGGCCAGACGACTGAATAGCGCAATTAACGTGTACGGCAGTTAA